A single Pseudodesulfovibrio aespoeensis Aspo-2 DNA region contains:
- a CDS encoding PAS domain S-box protein: MGRKGTKSEAANHGRATDPAAHGPAGPYFDLVPLPCHCLDDQGRIVAVNRAWLALLGFSREEATGRPLDDFLAGPPQVWAADGSSPESPVCLTMLGRDGCAVEVRAEIRRPDGAGAGFSLAHFLYPQGEADARTVAGDARIHRLVAENTEDVVWTVDNDLRYTYVSPSVGRLRGIVPEDVVGRCVDQFVTPQTLPLVLEALDGVRRAVARGERSPLARMELEVQHADGSAVWVEAVARPLLDHAGACVGFIGSTRSIGDRREVEQRLRRNERALRALLDATVEDVGLYGTDGTISIINGNMAARLDLDPEEAAGLSLFDHLPQERVESWRESFRQVAQTGRPVSRKGHLKGRHFDLTLYPVFGQDGEVDGVAIFAKDTTERTRAEEALRESEARYRRMLETANEGILSMDADGRIAFANQTMVDFMGHDFEDIIGATLPDLMPPDEHSEYVRRAQAIKSGGVRYEQRFVRRDGTRTWGRVSATPIRTDVGEYAGAFVMIADITEAKMVERSLRESEARYRRIVETANEGIISIGPNGNIRFANKVLCRMLGYAVYELLGKPVSALLYPEDIPRLEEHLVRRRQGLSDQFEQRYRCKDGSSVWALVSASPILGDDGRYQGVLAMAADISGRKRAEAELVRSERNYRNLFENSVEGLYQSTPQGRFVSVNPALVRLTGYDSPQEFMDAITDITTQFYYDPKDRDRLVQALIQHGEVRQFEILIRRKGGGTLWVSINSRLSRGLGNEPELFEGSIIDITGRKRVEEALRLTQFSVDMAPVSIYWIDRSGRYVYVNDHGCSSLGYGQDDLLAMTVSDICPLFSPDTWAEYWNARRLEDIRRFETVHRCRDGRELPVEIVSHYKVYGGKEYLFVYAYDLTERHQAEQALRWSRELLNEVQRISLTGGWEHDLDTGANHWTDGQFRLFGLEPDGSAPDIGHILNRHIHSGDTPRLVEAWTSLLRDMRPVEVEFRCLRDDGSQGVLVGVAIPETDGRGRLRRVFGSTRDVTQERQAARELAQSHERLLTILDGIDANIYVSELDSHEVLFMNAHIQETYGTSGQDSLCHEILRGESRQCQVCPKPALLNGRGAPVGTLVREWHSQITGRWYLNHDRAIEWLEGRLVHMHMATDITDLKVMEQELKRAMAKAEAASLAKNEFLANMSHEIRTPLNGLLGMLQLLQLTILGGEQREFLEIALSSGRSLLQILNDILDISKIESGKLELDDQELDLGEVAESVVAVFRHQARMRGIEVALVMDKTLPRHFLADKVRLRQILFNLVGNATKFTESGSVLVEAYPLAHPMPDGRAQLFFSVSDTGIGIPDDKMDQIFDPFTQVDGSFTRKYQGTGLGLGIVRRLVALMGGTIAVDSELGAGTTVVFTVAARRVDHAAFTPAVSGQNGVFRPLSILVVEDERTNRAVAQRLLGKLGHEAACAESGEEAIEILATAAFDCILMDIQMPGLDGVETTRAIRDTLGLDIPIIALTAHAMEGDRKRFLDAGMQGYVAKPFDLPELQDELERVLLESGR, encoded by the coding sequence ATGGGCAGGAAAGGCACGAAATCAGAGGCGGCGAACCATGGCCGAGCGACCGACCCGGCGGCGCATGGGCCTGCCGGGCCGTATTTCGACCTGGTGCCGCTGCCGTGCCACTGTCTGGATGACCAAGGCCGGATCGTGGCCGTCAACCGGGCCTGGCTCGCCCTGCTCGGCTTCAGCCGGGAAGAGGCCACGGGCCGACCCCTTGACGACTTTCTGGCTGGTCCGCCCCAGGTGTGGGCAGCCGACGGCTCCAGCCCGGAAAGCCCGGTTTGTCTGACCATGCTGGGCAGGGACGGTTGCGCCGTCGAGGTCCGGGCCGAGATTCGTCGCCCTGACGGAGCCGGGGCCGGGTTCAGCCTTGCCCACTTCCTGTATCCCCAGGGGGAGGCCGACGCCCGGACCGTGGCCGGGGACGCCCGGATACACCGGCTGGTGGCCGAAAACACCGAGGATGTCGTCTGGACTGTGGATAACGACCTTCGGTACACCTATGTCAGCCCCTCGGTGGGCAGACTTCGCGGCATAGTGCCGGAAGACGTGGTCGGGCGGTGCGTCGACCAGTTCGTGACCCCGCAGACTCTGCCCCTGGTCCTTGAGGCTCTTGACGGCGTCAGACGCGCCGTTGCCAGGGGAGAACGAAGCCCATTGGCCCGCATGGAGCTTGAGGTGCAACACGCAGACGGAAGCGCCGTGTGGGTGGAGGCTGTGGCCCGCCCCCTGCTGGACCATGCCGGGGCGTGCGTCGGGTTCATCGGCTCCACTCGGTCTATCGGCGACCGCAGGGAAGTGGAGCAAAGGCTGCGCCGCAACGAACGCGCCCTGCGCGCCCTTCTTGATGCCACTGTCGAGGATGTCGGCCTCTATGGCACGGATGGCACCATCAGCATCATCAATGGGAATATGGCCGCACGGCTTGATCTTGACCCTGAAGAAGCTGCCGGGCTCAGCCTGTTCGACCATCTGCCTCAGGAAAGGGTCGAGAGTTGGCGAGAGTCCTTCAGGCAGGTGGCTCAGACGGGCAGGCCGGTGTCGCGCAAGGGCCATCTCAAGGGAAGGCACTTCGATCTCACCCTTTACCCCGTGTTCGGCCAGGACGGAGAGGTTGACGGGGTGGCTATCTTTGCCAAGGACACGACCGAGAGGACCAGGGCGGAGGAGGCCTTGCGAGAGAGCGAGGCGCGCTACCGGCGCATGTTGGAGACAGCCAACGAGGGCATCCTGAGCATGGACGCCGATGGCCGCATTGCCTTTGCCAACCAGACCATGGTTGATTTTATGGGCCACGACTTCGAGGACATCATCGGCGCGACCCTGCCGGACCTGATGCCGCCGGATGAGCATTCCGAATACGTCCGGCGCGCCCAGGCCATCAAGAGCGGCGGGGTGCGCTACGAGCAGCGGTTCGTGCGCCGGGACGGGACAAGGACCTGGGGCCGTGTCTCGGCCACGCCCATCAGGACCGATGTCGGGGAATACGCCGGAGCCTTTGTCATGATCGCCGACATCACCGAGGCCAAGATGGTCGAGCGCAGCCTGCGCGAGAGCGAGGCGCGCTACCGGCGCATAGTGGAGACGGCCAACGAGGGCATCATCTCCATCGGTCCCAACGGGAACATCCGGTTCGCCAACAAGGTGCTGTGCCGGATGCTCGGCTACGCGGTCTACGAGCTGCTGGGCAAACCCGTGTCCGCGCTTCTCTACCCTGAGGACATTCCCCGGCTCGAAGAACACCTGGTGCGCAGGCGGCAGGGGCTCTCGGACCAGTTCGAACAGCGCTACCGGTGCAAGGACGGCAGCTCGGTCTGGGCTTTGGTCTCGGCCTCGCCGATTCTGGGCGACGACGGGCGCTACCAGGGTGTCCTGGCCATGGCCGCGGACATATCGGGGCGCAAGCGGGCCGAGGCCGAGCTGGTCAGGAGCGAGCGCAACTACCGCAATCTCTTTGAAAATTCAGTGGAGGGGCTGTACCAGTCCACCCCGCAGGGGCGGTTCGTCAGCGTCAATCCGGCCTTGGTCCGGCTCACGGGCTACGATTCGCCCCAGGAGTTCATGGACGCCATCACCGACATCACCACGCAATTCTATTACGATCCCAAGGACCGCGACAGGTTGGTCCAAGCCTTGATCCAGCACGGTGAGGTCCGCCAGTTCGAGATTCTCATCCGGCGCAAGGGGGGCGGCACCCTTTGGGTGTCCATCAACAGCCGGCTGAGCCGGGGGCTGGGCAACGAGCCGGAACTCTTCGAGGGCAGCATCATCGACATCACCGGGCGCAAGCGGGTGGAGGAGGCGCTCCGGCTGACCCAGTTCTCCGTGGACATGGCCCCGGTCAGCATCTACTGGATCGACAGGAGCGGGCGGTACGTCTACGTCAACGACCATGGTTGCTCCAGCCTCGGCTACGGGCAGGACGACCTGCTGGCCATGACCGTATCGGATATCTGCCCCTTGTTCTCACCCGATACCTGGGCCGAATACTGGAACGCGCGGCGGCTTGAGGACATCAGGCGGTTCGAAACGGTCCACCGTTGCCGCGACGGGCGCGAACTGCCCGTGGAGATCGTCAGCCACTACAAGGTCTACGGCGGCAAGGAGTATCTCTTTGTCTACGCCTACGACCTGACCGAGCGGCACCAGGCCGAGCAGGCCCTGCGCTGGAGCCGCGAACTGCTCAACGAGGTGCAGCGCATCAGCCTGACCGGCGGCTGGGAGCACGACCTCGATACCGGCGCGAACCACTGGACGGACGGGCAGTTCCGCCTCTTCGGCCTGGAGCCGGACGGGTCGGCCCCGGACATCGGGCACATCCTCAATCGGCACATTCATTCGGGCGACACCCCCCGGCTCGTCGAGGCGTGGACAAGCCTGCTTCGAGACATGCGGCCAGTTGAAGTCGAGTTCCGCTGCCTCCGGGACGATGGCTCCCAGGGGGTGCTGGTGGGCGTGGCCATCCCGGAGACGGACGGGCGCGGCAGGCTCAGACGCGTCTTTGGCTCCACCCGCGACGTGACCCAGGAGCGGCAGGCGGCCAGGGAACTGGCCCAGTCCCACGAGCGGCTGCTGACCATCCTGGACGGCATCGACGCCAACATCTACGTCTCGGAGCTGGACAGCCATGAGGTGCTGTTCATGAACGCCCACATTCAGGAGACCTACGGCACCAGCGGCCAGGATTCCCTGTGTCACGAAATCCTTCGGGGCGAGTCCCGGCAGTGCCAGGTCTGCCCCAAGCCCGCCCTGCTCAACGGGCGCGGCGCGCCGGTCGGCACCCTGGTCCGGGAGTGGCACAGCCAGATCACGGGCCGCTGGTATCTCAACCACGATCGGGCCATCGAGTGGCTTGAGGGGCGGCTGGTGCACATGCACATGGCCACGGACATCACGGACCTCAAAGTCATGGAGCAGGAGCTCAAGCGGGCCATGGCCAAGGCCGAGGCGGCCAGCCTGGCCAAGAACGAGTTTCTCGCCAACATGAGTCACGAGATACGCACGCCGCTCAACGGGCTGCTGGGCATGCTCCAGCTGCTCCAGCTCACCATCCTGGGCGGCGAGCAGCGGGAATTCCTGGAGATAGCCCTCAGCTCCGGGCGCAGCCTGCTCCAGATTCTCAACGACATCCTCGACATTTCAAAGATCGAGTCGGGCAAGCTCGAACTCGACGACCAGGAACTCGACCTGGGCGAGGTGGCGGAATCCGTGGTCGCGGTTTTCCGGCATCAGGCCCGGATGCGCGGCATCGAGGTGGCGCTGGTCATGGACAAGACCCTGCCGCGCCACTTCCTGGCCGACAAGGTCCGCCTGCGCCAGATCCTCTTCAACCTGGTGGGCAATGCCACCAAGTTCACGGAATCCGGCTCGGTGCTGGTGGAGGCATACCCCCTGGCGCACCCCATGCCCGATGGCCGGGCGCAGCTTTTCTTCTCGGTTTCCGACACCGGCATCGGCATCCCGGACGACAAGATGGACCAGATATTCGACCCCTTCACCCAGGTGGACGGCTCCTTTACCCGCAAGTATCAGGGCACGGGCCTGGGCCTTGGCATCGTGCGGCGGCTGGTGGCGCTCATGGGTGGCACCATCGCGGTGGACAGCGAGCTTGGGGCGGGCACCACCGTGGTCTTTACCGTGGCTGCCCGGCGCGTCGATCACGCCGCCTTCACCCCGGCTGTCAGCGGCCAAAACGGAGTGTTCAGGCCGCTGTCGATCCTTGTGGTCGAAGACGAGCGCACCAACCGCGCCGTGGCCCAGCGGCTGCTCGGCAAGCTCGGCCACGAGGCCGCCTGCGCCGAGAGCGGCGAGGAGGCCATCGAGATACTGGCCACCGCTGCCTTTGACTGCATTCTCATGGACATCCAGATGCCCGGTCTGGACGGGGTGGAGACCACCCGCGCCATCCGCGACACCCTGGGCCTCGACATCCCGATCATCGCCCTGACCGCCCACGCCATGGAGGGCGACCGCAAGCGGTTCCTCGACGCGGGCATGCAGGGCTATGTGGCCAAGCCCTTTGATCTGCCGGAATTGCAGGACGAACTGGAGCGGGTGCTGCTCGAATCCGGTCGGTGA
- a CDS encoding acyl-CoA thioesterase — protein sequence MKPKSVKESEVIMTHLVLPQDANPAGNLHGGVILRHIDTTAGVVAKRHTRGNVVTVSIDRMAFKQPAYMGELLTFKASLNHVGRSSMEIGVRVEAENLRTGEVRHTNSAYLTFVALDDNGKPTPVPPLLLDTPTAQRRHREAELRRELRQRERALEEGREPHA from the coding sequence ATGAAGCCGAAGTCGGTCAAGGAATCCGAGGTCATCATGACCCATCTCGTGCTGCCCCAGGACGCCAACCCGGCAGGCAACCTGCACGGCGGCGTCATCCTGCGGCACATCGACACAACGGCGGGCGTGGTGGCCAAGCGGCACACCCGCGGCAACGTGGTCACCGTGTCCATCGACCGCATGGCCTTCAAGCAGCCGGCCTACATGGGCGAGCTGCTCACCTTCAAGGCCAGCCTCAACCACGTGGGCCGGTCGAGCATGGAGATAGGCGTGCGCGTGGAGGCCGAGAACCTGCGCACCGGCGAGGTCCGCCACACCAACTCCGCCTACCTGACCTTCGTGGCCCTGGACGACAACGGCAAGCCCACGCCCGTGCCGCCCCTGCTGCTGGACACCCCCACGGCCCAGCGCCGCCACCGCGAGGCCGAGCTCCGGCGCGAGCTGCGCCAGCGCGAACGGGCCCTTGAGGAGGGCAGGGAACCCCACGCCTGA
- a CDS encoding VOC family protein: MATYTGINHLAMVTGDMDATLRFWRDLLGMRLVAGLGHPGYRHYFLEISGHDMIAFFEWPGVEPVPEKDHGFPVRGPVCFDHVSFEVAGEDDLWEIKDTLDAADIWCSEVVDHGFIHSIYTFDPNNIPIEFSAPVPGVDIRKTPAMADTAPSAEALKGFERQPGVWPPVRRPTPKDERAAYEGEGEKILEAIRKRTKG; encoded by the coding sequence ATGGCAACCTACACCGGCATCAACCACCTGGCCATGGTCACCGGCGACATGGACGCCACCCTGCGCTTCTGGCGCGACCTCCTGGGCATGCGTCTGGTGGCCGGGCTGGGCCACCCCGGCTACCGCCACTATTTCCTGGAAATCTCCGGCCACGACATGATCGCCTTTTTCGAGTGGCCCGGTGTGGAGCCGGTGCCTGAAAAAGACCACGGCTTCCCGGTCAGGGGGCCGGTCTGCTTCGACCACGTCTCCTTCGAGGTGGCGGGCGAGGACGACCTGTGGGAGATCAAGGACACGCTCGACGCGGCGGACATCTGGTGCTCCGAGGTGGTGGACCACGGGTTCATCCACTCCATCTACACCTTTGATCCCAACAACATCCCCATCGAATTCAGCGCGCCCGTGCCCGGCGTGGACATCCGCAAGACCCCGGCCATGGCCGACACCGCGCCGAGCGCCGAGGCCCTCAAGGGGTTTGAGCGGCAACCCGGCGTCTGGCCGCCAGTAAGGCGGCCCACGCCCAAAGACGAGCGCGCGGCCTACGAAGGAGAGGGGGAAAAGATTCTTGAAGCCATCAGGAAGCGGACAAAGGGGTGA
- a CDS encoding HDOD domain-containing protein, with protein MPKMNLSQLEPGMILADDLTTGEGRMLLPRGAMLTEAHIRTCRVWGIVEADIQGEEEAGNGRFTSFDQIDPGVLEVCKIMAAQRFVLNSASQPVVKEMARLYVLHQARGLSPEQARWMLSACQHDDSVDIFAPSPTTEANISPEAVVRQEMELASLPNIFFQITESLKNPRSSASYVAEVISKDVALSAKLLKLVNTPFYGFSSRIDTLSRAVTVVGTNQLTNLALGVSVIAAFEGVPEEFFTLKEFWLHSVACGIVARLLAGRAGLAGDEKFFVAGLLHDIGRLVMLKNHLKATIEVLRPAKVGRRALVDVERAVWGCTHAEIGGRMLKSWRLTPFLEALVHHHHTPMEASMPAEASVIHVADFIIHGLGIGSSGASLVPELDPRAWKKLGLREADLPDIVRQAERQASDVMTAFFPEDG; from the coding sequence ATGCCGAAAATGAATCTATCGCAACTTGAGCCCGGCATGATCCTGGCCGACGACCTGACCACAGGGGAGGGCCGGATGCTCCTGCCGCGCGGGGCCATGCTGACCGAGGCGCATATCCGCACCTGCCGGGTCTGGGGCATCGTCGAGGCCGACATCCAGGGCGAGGAGGAGGCCGGGAACGGTCGCTTCACCTCCTTTGACCAGATCGATCCCGGAGTGCTTGAAGTCTGCAAGATCATGGCGGCCCAGCGGTTCGTGCTCAACAGCGCGTCCCAGCCCGTAGTCAAGGAGATGGCCCGGCTCTACGTGCTGCATCAGGCGCGCGGGCTGAGCCCGGAGCAGGCGCGCTGGATGCTCTCGGCCTGCCAGCACGATGACTCCGTGGACATCTTTGCCCCGTCGCCCACCACCGAGGCGAACATCAGCCCCGAGGCGGTGGTCAGGCAGGAGATGGAGCTGGCCTCGCTGCCCAACATTTTTTTCCAGATCACCGAGAGCCTGAAGAATCCGCGCAGCTCCGCCTCCTACGTGGCCGAGGTCATCAGCAAGGATGTGGCCCTTTCGGCCAAGCTGCTCAAATTGGTCAACACGCCATTTTACGGGTTTTCGAGTCGGATAGACACCCTGTCCAGGGCCGTGACCGTGGTGGGCACCAACCAGTTGACCAACCTGGCCCTGGGCGTGTCGGTCATCGCCGCGTTCGAGGGTGTGCCCGAGGAGTTCTTCACCCTCAAGGAGTTCTGGCTCCATTCGGTGGCCTGCGGTATCGTGGCCCGGCTGCTGGCCGGGCGGGCCGGGCTGGCCGGGGACGAGAAATTCTTCGTGGCCGGGCTGCTCCACGACATCGGGCGGCTGGTCATGCTCAAAAACCACCTCAAGGCGACCATCGAGGTGCTGCGCCCGGCCAAGGTCGGGCGTCGCGCGTTGGTGGACGTGGAACGGGCGGTCTGGGGCTGCACCCACGCCGAGATCGGTGGCCGGATGCTCAAGAGCTGGCGGCTGACCCCTTTCCTCGAAGCGCTGGTCCACCACCACCACACCCCCATGGAGGCGTCCATGCCCGCCGAGGCCTCGGTCATCCATGTGGCCGATTTCATCATCCACGGCCTTGGCATCGGCTCAAGCGGCGCATCCCTGGTCCCGGAGCTCGACCCCAGGGCGTGGAAGAAGCTCGGCCTGCGCGAGGCCGACCTGCCGGATATCGTGCGCCAGGCCGAGCGTCAGGCCTCGGATGTCATGACCGCCTTTTTTCCCGAAGACGGCTGA
- the sfsA gene encoding DNA/RNA nuclease SfsA: protein MPCSIPHPGPCCRARLIARHKRFTVEAEALDGPDAGRIVLAHTNNTGSMLGLLRPGVTALLSPAASPARTLRHTLEALELHGRFVGVNTLTPNRMLRRAWETRALPELDDYDTFRAEAKTGDSRLDARLDGPRGTLWVECKNVTLVEDEVACFPDAVTGRGQKHLRELMALAATGARVALFFLVQRTDGRCFGPADVVDPVYADLFYEALDRGVEAWPCVAQVDETGVSLADRLRVVRS, encoded by the coding sequence ATGCCCTGCTCAATACCCCATCCCGGCCCCTGCTGCCGGGCCCGCCTCATCGCGCGGCACAAGCGGTTCACCGTGGAGGCTGAGGCTCTGGACGGCCCTGACGCCGGACGCATTGTGCTGGCTCACACCAACAACACCGGCTCCATGCTCGGCCTGCTCAGGCCCGGCGTCACGGCCCTGCTCTCGCCCGCAGCCAGCCCGGCCCGCACGCTGCGCCACACCCTGGAGGCCCTGGAGCTGCACGGTCGGTTCGTGGGGGTCAACACCCTGACTCCCAACCGGATGCTGCGGCGCGCCTGGGAGACCCGAGCCCTGCCCGAACTCGACGACTACGACACCTTTCGCGCCGAGGCCAAGACCGGCGACAGCCGCCTGGATGCCCGCCTGGACGGCCCGCGCGGCACGCTGTGGGTGGAATGCAAGAACGTGACCCTGGTCGAGGACGAGGTGGCCTGCTTCCCTGACGCCGTGACCGGGCGCGGCCAGAAGCACCTGCGCGAGCTGATGGCCCTGGCCGCCACTGGCGCGCGCGTGGCCCTCTTCTTTCTTGTCCAGCGCACGGACGGGCGTTGTTTCGGCCCGGCGGACGTGGTGGACCCGGTCTATGCCGACCTGTTTTACGAGGCTCTGGACCGGGGCGTGGAGGCGTGGCCCTGCGTGGCCCAGGTGGACGAAACCGGCGTCAGCCTGGCCGACAGGCTCCGGGTGGTGCGGTCATGA
- a CDS encoding DMT family transporter, translating to MTGFVIGAVLISFSSVMVKLANVPPDVAGFYRLFAGGLGMTVILWRLGKLRRMTPHVWRWSLVSALFFAADFFCWHRSIGLVGPGLATMLANFQVIVLTGVSILFLKERVSRPFLLAIPMAMAGLYLMVGVSWASFTPDFRLGVGYGLLTALFYSLYLLALKFSLTRAGADPLAMAGSVALITGLMLGGLGAAQGDSFAIPDTRSLLALAALALICHAIGWYLITRGIQQVRTSLVGLILLLQPTLSYVWDILLFDKPTSPVELTGVALALTAIYLGSLRRE from the coding sequence ATGACCGGGTTCGTCATCGGGGCCGTGCTCATCAGCTTCTCGTCGGTCATGGTCAAGCTGGCCAACGTGCCGCCCGACGTGGCCGGATTCTACCGCCTGTTCGCGGGCGGCCTGGGCATGACCGTGATCCTCTGGAGGCTGGGCAAGCTCCGCCGGATGACGCCCCATGTCTGGCGCTGGTCCCTGGTCTCGGCCCTCTTCTTTGCGGCGGATTTCTTCTGCTGGCACCGATCCATCGGGCTGGTGGGGCCGGGGCTGGCCACCATGCTGGCCAATTTCCAGGTCATCGTCCTGACCGGGGTGTCCATCCTCTTCCTCAAAGAGCGGGTGTCGCGCCCGTTTCTGCTGGCCATCCCCATGGCCATGGCCGGGCTCTACCTCATGGTCGGCGTGTCCTGGGCCTCGTTCACGCCCGATTTCAGGCTGGGCGTGGGCTACGGGCTGCTCACCGCCCTGTTCTACTCCCTCTACCTGCTCGCCCTCAAGTTTTCCCTGACCAGGGCCGGGGCCGATCCCCTGGCCATGGCCGGGTCCGTGGCGCTGATCACGGGCCTGATGCTCGGCGGGCTGGGCGCGGCCCAGGGCGACTCCTTCGCCATTCCCGACACCCGCTCCCTGCTCGCCCTGGCCGCCCTGGCCCTGATCTGCCACGCCATCGGCTGGTACCTGATCACCCGGGGCATCCAGCAGGTGCGCACCTCGCTGGTCGGGCTGATCCTGCTCCTGCAACCCACCCTGTCCTATGTCTGGGATATCCTCCTGT